TGGGCGGCGCATCACCGGCGAGGTGTCGCTGCGCGGCAAGCCGGTCGATCTTTCCTCGGTGGGCCGTGCCGTGGAACAGGGCATTGCCTATGTCACCGAGGATCGCAAGACCTACGGGCTCAACCTGATCGACCACATCAAGCACAACATCACGCTCGCCCATCTCGACGGCGTGTCGAAAAAGGGCGTCATCAACGACCTGCGCGAGCTTTCGGTCGCCAACGACTATCGCGGCAAGACCAACATCCGGGCATCGAGCGTCTATCAGATGACGGGCAACCTGTCGGGCGGCAACCAGCAGAAGGTTGTGCTGTCGAAATGGCTGTTCGCCAATCCCGAAGTTCTGATCCTTGACGAGCCGACGCGCGGCATCGACGTCGGCGCCAAATACGAAATCTACACGATCATCGCGCGGCTGGCCGCCGAGGGTAAGGCGATCATCGTCATCTCGTCGGAGATGCCCGAACTGCTCGGCATCACCGACCGCATCTACGTCATGAACGAAGGGCGCATGGTCGGCGAAATGGCGGCGAGCGACGCCAGCCAGGAAAAGATCATGCGCGCGATCGTACGGGGAGAAGGAAAAGCATCATGAGCACCGACAGCGCCCCCGCACCGAAGAGCACCGTCGCCGAAGACGTACAGCCGGGTCAGCGCGTCGCTGTCTCCGCGCTTGTCAACAACCTGCGCGACTACGGGCTGGTGCTGGCGTTGATCGCCATCATGATCTTCTTCCAGTTCACCACCTCCGGCACGCTGTTCAAGCCGGTCAATCTCAGCAATCTGGTGCAGCAGAATTCCTTCATCATCGTGATGGCGCTGGGCATGCTGCTCGTCATCGTCGCCGGCCATATTGACCTCAGCGTCGGCTCCGTCGCCGGCTTCATCGGGGCGCTGGCCGCCAATATGATGGTGACCTGGCAGCTCGGCCTGCTCAGCAATCCGCTGGCGGTCTCACTGGTCTGCCTGCTGATCGGCGGCGCCATCGGCGCGGCGCAGGGCTATTGGATAGCCTATCACCGAATACCGTCCTTCATCGTCACGCTGGCCGGCATGCTAATGTTTCGCGGCATGTGCCAGGCGCTGCTCGGCGGCGGCTCGTCGGTGGGGCCGTTGCCCGACAGCTTCAAGGCGCTTTCTTCCGGCTTCATTCCCGACATTATCGGCCCGCTGACCCTGGTCGAGCCGATCGTGAACGCGGCCGGCAAGACCGTGGTTGGCAGCGGCCTGAGCCTGCACATGACGACCATGGTGATTGGCATCATCGCCGTCGTGGCCTACGCCTATTTCGGCCTGGCGGCGCGGCGCACGCGCGAGCGGCACGGCTATGAGGCGGAACCCTTCGCGCTGTTCGCGATCAAGACCCTGGTGGTGAGCGCGCTGGTGCTGTTCCTCGTCTTCCAGTTCGCCACCTACAGGGGCCTGCCCATCGTGCTGATGGTGATGGCCGTGCTGATCGCGCTGTTCATCTTCGTCACCAAGAAGATGACGATCGGCCGCCGCATCTATGCGATGGGCGGCAACGCCAAGGCAGCCCAGCTCTCCGGCATCAAGACCGACCGGCTGACCCTGATGGTGTTCATCAATATGGGCGTTCTGTCGGCACTCGGCGGACTGATCATCGCCGCGCGCCTCGGCCAGGCCGTGCCGGCGGCGGGCCTGGGTAGCGAGCTCGACGTGATCGCGGCGGTGTTTATCGGCGGTGCCTCGGCGATGGGCGGCGTCGGCCAGGTGATGGGCTCGGTGGTCGGCGGCTTCATCATGGGTGTGATGAACAACGGCATGTCGATCATGGGCGTCAATGTCGACTGGCAGCAGGTGGTGAAGGGGCTGGTGCTGCTCGGCGCCGTCGTCTTCGACGTCTACAACAAGAACAAGGCCTGAAACCGCCGCGGCAAGGCGAAAGACAGGTATGTCGCTCGCGGGCCGAAAGCCGGAAGCCCCTGCCGGACAGTTCGGCAAGCAAGGCTGACCGCGGGCCAAACCCGGATGAGAAGGTTCAACGCGGCGCCCATGCGGGAGCCGCGAGGGGAAAGATTTGCGGGCGCGATGCCCCGCGACAGGCAAGGCAAAGAGGATCGTCATGTTGATCTCCCAGTTCCTCGATGAAGGCGACACCATCCGCGTCGTCGCCCGCGACGGCGGCAAGGCCCGCGTGGTCAATGGCGCGCGCAGCGTCTACTCGCTGGCGACGGAAGCGGCGCGCACCGGCTCCGGCCTGGAAGCGCTGATCGAGCGGAAAGGCTTTGCCGATGTGGTCGACCTTGAAGCGCTCTACCGCAAGGGACGGCTGCTATCGCCGATCAACCATCCCGACCCGGCGCATCTGCATCTCACCGGCACGGGCCTGACACATCTCGGTTCAGCGGCGGCGCGCGACGCCATGCACAAGAAACTCAACGCCGAGGGCGAGGAACAGCTGACCGATTCCATGAAGATGTTTCGCATGGGGCTCGACGGCGGCAAGCCGGGCGCCGGACAGGCGGGCGTGCAGCCGGAATGGTTCTACAAGGGCAATGGCACCATGGCCGTGGCGCCCGGCACCGCACTGTTGTCGCCAGCCTTCGCCGAGGACGCCGGCGAGGAACCGGAAGTTGCCGGCATCTACATCATCGGCGACGACGGCATGCCGTTCCGTGTCGGGTTCGCCCTGTCGAACGAGTTTTCCGACCATGTCACCGAACGGGTCAACTATCTCTATCTTGCCCATTCGAAACTCAGGAACGCGTCTTTCGGCCCGGAAATCCTGATCGGCGACCTGCCGGTCGACATCCGTGGTGCCTCGCGCATCCTGCGCGACGGCAAGCCTCTGTGGGAAAAGCCGTTCCTGTCGGGCGAAACGAACATGTCGCACACCATCGCCAATCTTGAACACCATCACTTCAAATACGCGCTGTTCCGCCGCCCGGGCGACGTGCATGTGCACATGTTCGGCACCGCCACCCTGTCCTTCGCGGACGGCATCAGGACGCGGGACGGCGACGTCTTCGAAATCGAGGCGCCGGAATTCGGCCTGCCGCTGCGCAATCCGCTGGAGATCGAGCAACCGGTGAACGTGACGGTGAAAGCGCTCTAGGGCGAAAACGAAAACGGGCGCCAGCGGCGCCCGTTCCCCGTGGTCGAGGCCGACTAACAGCAGCAGCCGTGACCATCAATAGATGTCGAAATCGAAATACTTCGCCTGCACCTTCTTGTAGGCGCCGTCGGCAACGATCGCGTCGATGGCCGCATTGAACCGCTCACGCAACGCGTCCTCGCCCTGGCGGATCGCGATGCCGATCTGCGCTTCGGTGCCCTTCACGTCTCCCACAAGCTTGCAGCAATCCTTGCCGCCGCCATTCTTGACCCAGTCGACCAGAACGAACTTGTCGGTGATGATGGCATCGAGCCGGCCGTTGACCAGATCGGCCACCGCGTCCTCATGCGTCGGGTAGAGTTTTACCTCGGCACCGGACTTGGCGTAGACGTCCTGGGCGTAGGTCGCCTGGGTGGTCGAGGCCTGCGCACCCAGCGTCTTTCCGGCCAGGGCCGTCGGCTCGGTGCCGGTCAAGGTCGTATCCTTCAAGGCGGCAAGCGCTAGCGGCGTCGCATAATATTTGTTGGTGAAGGCGACCTGCTTCTTGCGCTCCTCGGTGATGGTCATCGAAGCGATGATGGCGTCGAACTTCTTGGCCTGCAGCGCCGGGATCATGCCGTCCCAATCCTGCGCGACGATCTCGCATTCGATCTTCATCTGGGCGCACAGCGCCTTGGCAATGTCGACGTCGAAGCCCGCCAGCGTGCCGTCGGCCAGCACGGTGCTGAACGGCGGCGCGGCACCCTCGGTCGCGATCTTCAGCTTTTCGGCGGCAAATGCCGCACCGCCGCCCATCACGAGCATCGCCGCTGCAGCGGCCGAAACCAGCCATTTCGAAATATGCATTCCTGAATTCCTCCAACTCCGGCCAAAACGGCCGTCACCCTGCCAAACATGACGAGCCGGAACGAGGAAGCGCCAGCTGAGGGCTTCGGATTGGCACTCGGAGCGTCCAAATGAAAAACGGGCGCCGGATGGCGCCCGTTTCATAAACACGGCCGGTCGGGGCCACCGCCCCGTTCAACCGATCAATAGATGTCGAAATCGAAATATTTCGCCTGGATCTTCTTGTAGGTGCCGTCGGCGACGATCGCGTCGATGGCGGCATTGAGCTTCTCGCGCAGTTCGTTGTCTTCCTTGCGCACGGCGATACCGGCCTGGGTTTCGGTTCCCTTGACGTCGCCGATCATCTTGCAGCAGTCCTTGGCCGAGCCGTGCTTCATCCAGTCGACCAGCACGAACTTGTCGGAGAGCACGGCGTCGAGGCGGCCGTTGACGAGATCGGTCACGGCCTCTTCCTGCGTCGGATAGAGTTTCACGTCAGCACCGGCCTTGGCGTAGACGTCCTGGGCATAGTTGGCCTGGGTGGTGGAGGCCTGCGCACCCACCGTCTTGCCGGCGACGGCGGCGCCATCGGTACCGCCCAGCGAACTATCCTTCAGCGCCACCACCGCCAGCGGCGTGGTGTAATATTTGTTGGTGAAGGCGACCTTCTGCTTGCGTTCCTCGGTGATGCTCATCGAGGCGATGATGGCGTCGAACTTCTTGGCCTGCAGCGCCGGGATCATGCCGTCCCAATCCTGAGTGACGATCTCGCACTCGGCCTTCATCTGGGCACAGAGTGCATTGGCGATATCGATGTCGAAACCTTCGAGCTTACCGTCGGAGGTGATGGTGTTGAAGGGCGGATAGGCGCCTTCGGTGCCGATCTTGATCTTTTCGGCCGCAAAGGCAGTGCTTGCGCCGGCCGCCAACATCGCCACGGCCGCAGCCGAAACGATCCACCTGGACATCTTCATTGTTTTCCCCCTCGGGTTTGCGGCCCCAACGGCCTTGTCTGACAGCCAAGCACGGCCAAGAGACCCAGGCAAGCGCGCCATGCGACCTGCACTTGCCATTCAGCGCGGCTGGGCCATTCAGCGTGCAGCGCGGAAATGCTTGGAAAGCTTCAGGCCCTGCGCCTGATAATTGGAGCCGAGATCGGTGCCGTAGAGCGCGTTCGGCCGCTTCAGCATGTGCTCGTAAACCAGCCGGCCGACGATCTGGCCGTGATCGAGGATGAACGGCACCTCGTGGCTGCGCACCTCAAGCACCGCGCGGCTGCCGGTGCCGCCGGCACCGGAATGGCCGAAGCCGGGATCGAAGAAACCGGCATAGTGGACGCGGAACTCACCCACCAGCGGATCGAACGGCGTCATCTCGGCGGCAAAGAGCGGCGGCACATGCACCGCCTCCTGGCTGACCAGGATGTAGAACTCGTCGGGATCGAGCACCAGTTCGCCGGCGCCGCTGCGATAGAGCGGCTCCCAGAAGTCGACGACATTCTGTGCGGCGCGCTTGTCGACGTCGACCAGCCCGGTGTGATGCTTGCCGCGATAGCCGACCAGGCCGTCCTTGTCGCCGGCGAGGTCGATCGACAGCGCGATGCCGCCGCCGGAAATATTGGGCGGGTCGATTGCCACCAGCGTCTCGGCGCAGTGCAGCGCGTGCAGTTCGTCTTCCGATAACAAGGCTTTGCCGGTGCGGAAGCGGATTTGCGACAGGCGCGAACCGGTGCGCACAACGATCGGGAAGGTACGCGGACTGACTTCGAGATAGAGCTGACCGCGATAGCCGGCGGCGACCTTGTCGAATTCCTGGCCGTGATCGGTCATGACGCGGGTGAAGATGTCGAGGCGGCCGGTCGAGCTCTTCGGGTTCGTCGAGGCGGAGATGTCGGCCGGCAATGCCAGGCTTTCGAGCAATGGCACGATGTAGACGCAACCAGTCTCCAGCACCGCACCATCGGCGAGGTCGATCTCATGCAGCTTCAGCCGCTCCAGCTTGGCAGCCACGGTGCTGTTGGGGCCGGGCAGGAACGAGGCGCGGACGCGATAGGCCTTTTCGCCGAGGCGAAGGTCGAGGCTGGCCGGCTGAATCTGGTCGCCATCGAGCGGACGCGGCGACTTCAGCGCGCCTGCCTGGAACAGCGCGGCAATGTCCTGATCGGGAAGAATGCCTGTCTTGCGCAATCTCAACTCCGCGGCGGCTGGCCCATGCCCGGGTGCGGCTATCATGCCAGCAACCCAAGCTCTTAATGAAGCCGGCAATTGACGCAAGCCGCGCCCGGGTCTAAAGGGGCTTTATCCCGTGGTGATTTGCCGGTCGGCTTGCAGCCACGTAAAACAAGTCGCTAAAGGACCGTGGGCCATGAAAGGCCATATGGACCGGTTGCGACTTCGCGGCCGGTTTTTTTGTGTTGGAACGGAGCCATGACCGAAAAGAAGCGCAACTGGAAACCCGCCACCCAGCTCGTCCACGCTGGCACCCTGCGATCAGGCTTCGGCGAAATGTCGGAGGCGATGTTCCTCACCCAAGGCTATCACTATGACAGCGCCGAGCGCGCCGAAGCCCGCTTCAAGGGCGAAGAGCCGGGCTTCATCTATTCGCGCTATGCCAATCCCACCGTCGACATGTTCGAAAAGCGTATGTGCGCGCTGGAAGGCGCGGAAGATGCCCGGGCGACGGCTTCCGGCATGGCGGCAGTAACAGCAGCAGTGCTGTGCGGGCTTAAGGCCGGCGACCACATCGTGGCGGCGCGCGCGCTGTTCGGCTCCTGTCGCTGGGTGGTCGAGACGCTGGCGCCGAAATACGGCATCGAGGCGACGCTGGTCGACGGCACCGACATCAAGAATTGGGAAGCCGCGGTCCGTCCGAACACCAAGCTGTTCTTCCTGGAAAGCCCGACCAATCCGACTCTGGAAGTCGTCGACATCGCCGCCGTCGCCAGGCTCGCCAATTCCATCGGCGCCCGGCTTGTGGTCGACAACGTCTTTGCCACGCCGCTGCAGCAGAAGCCGCTGGAGCTCGGCGCGCATATCGTCGTCTATTCGGCCACCAAGCACATCGACGGCCAGGGCCGGTGCCTCGGCGGCATCGTGTTGTCCGACAAGAAGTGGATCGACGAGAACCTGCACGACTATTTCCGCCACACCGGCCCCAGCCTCTCGCCCTTCAATGCCTGGGTGCTGCTGAAGGGCCTGGAGACGCTGCCGCTGCGCGTGCGCCAGCAGACGGAAGCCGCCGGCAAGATCGCCGATTTCCTCGCCGGCCACCCCAAGATCGGACGTCTGATCTATCCCGGCCGCGCCGACCACCCGCAGGCCGACATCATCAAGAAGCAGATGACGGGCGGCTCGACGCTGATCTGCTTCGACCTGAAGGGCGGCAAGAAGTCGGCCTTCGCCTTCGAGAACGCGCTCGACGTGGTGCTGATCTCCAACAATCTGGGCGACGCCAAGAGCCTGATCACGCACCCGGCGACAACCACGCACAAGAACCTCACCGACGAGGCGCGCGCCGAACTCGGCATCGGCGAAGGTACGCTGCGGCTGTCGCTCGGCCTGGAAGATACCGACGACCTGCTGGAAGACATCGAACAGGCGCTGGCGAAGGCGTGATCCGCGCTGGCTCGGGCCGCCTCGTTAAGGGGCGGCCTGGAGCAACGTTTTCGGCGCGACCGAGCGCCAGCCCATCGCCATGGCATGGCGGACGCTTGCCTCGTCCGCCATGTCGAGAACGACGCGCGTCCAGCCCCTCTGGCCCCAGGAGCCTGGGATCGGCTCGAACTGGCCGGCGGCCGTTTCCATCAGGAGGCGTTGCTCGTCGGGCGAGAGCTTGACGACGGCGCGGCCGTCCTTCGGCCGCAGCGTGGCGAATATCTTGCCGCGCACGCGGAAATCCGTCACGTCGAAATGACCACTTTGGACGGCTTCGGGAAAGCCGAGCGCAAGCTTGCAGAACCGTTCCTCAGTCAGCATCGCCCACCTCCCTCGCAGCCGATCATGCCGCAAAGCGGACGCGAACGATACGGCGGCGAAGATCAGGCGCCCGAGAGCACCTCTTCGGGCTCGTCGGATTTGGTGCTGATGTTCATGGTGTTGCCGCGCCAGTCGATGGCGCCACCGACCCAGCCGCGCAGCCACACCGCCGGCAGCATGACATCGCGAACCATCATCGCGGGGATCAGCCGCGGCGAGGCATACCAGCCCTTGGCCACGGCCAGCGCATATTCGGGCAAATAGACCGCCGCGAGCACCGCGAGCGTCGTCCAGAACAGGCTGACCTCGGCGCTTGCCGCCGCGATCAGTGCCAGCAGCAGCGGAATGGCCGCGCCGACGCAGATTTCCGGCGCGAAAAAGAACGGGAAGGTGACCCGCCGCAGCCGCGCCCAACGGGCCTGGCGCGACCACACGGCTTCACGGGTGCGATAGCCAAGCGGCTGTTCGAAGGGCGAGGCGACCAGATGGACCTTGAGGCCGAGCCCGTTGACCAGCTTGGTCGCGGCGGCGTCCTCGGCGATCTCGGCGGCCAGCGCGTAAATGCCGCCATTGGCATCAAGCAACGGCTTCGACCACAGCATGCTCTTGCCCTGCGCGAAGCCAAGGCCGGCGGCGGCACCGGTGTATTGCCAGCGCGCCTGCAAGGTGTTCAGGAAGGCGCATTCGACCTCGGCCCAGAAACCGTCGGGGCGCGAGCCGACCGGCGTCGAGCAGACGAGGCCGCTGTCGGCGCGCCATGCACCCATCATCTGCTGGATATAGTCGCGCGGCATCAGCACGTTGGAATCCGCCAGGATCACCCAGTCGTGATGCGCAGCCTCCCAGCCCTTGACGCAATTGTTGAGTTTGGGATTGCCGCTGATGCGGTCGTCGCCGGTGAGTAGCCGCGTCGGTATATGCGGAAATCGCGCCATGGCGGCGCGGATCGCCGGCACGACGGCGTCGTCCGAATGGGCAACGCAGAAAATCAATTCATAGCTGGGCCAGTCGAGCCGGAAGGCGCGTTCGAGCGTCTCGGCGGTGAACGGCTCGACGCCGCGCGCCGGCACCACGATCGAAACCGGCGGCGCCTGTTCACCGGGCGGTCGCAACGTGCGGCGACGCTCCAGTTGCGACCAGGCGAGCGCAATGGAAACCAAGTTGACGAGAAGCAGAAAGGCGGAGAGCGAGGCGGCTGCGGTTGTCAGGTCCATGAAGTCAGGTCACTCCCGGAAACGCGGCCTGAAGCCCTTTGTCAGGCGTCCGTGAATCATCCTCGGGCCGGCCGCCATCGGGGGCACACCATCACCGTTTCATGTCGCGCACATGACAGAAGGTTGACCATGATGGATCGAGGACGGAAACTTGCCTTGGTTGTCCTGCGAGTCGCCCATGTACAGTGCCGTTACCCGAGATATCAGAGTCGAGGTGGAACCGTTCTACCTTGAAGACCGGTCGGATCCGGCCGAGGGCCGCTATTTCTGGGGCTACCGCGTGACGATCGACAACCGTTCGGACGAGTTCGTGCAATTACTGTCGCGCTACTGGCATATCACCGACGGCACCGGGCATGTGGAAGAGGTGCGCGGCGCCGGCGTTGTCGGCGAACAGCCAGAGCTGAACCCCGGCGACAGCTATCAATACACGTCCGGTTGCCCGCTTTCGACGCCGTCCGGCATCATGGTCGGGCACTATACCATGCGCAATGCGCGCGGCGAGCGGTTCGACATCGCCATCCCAGCCTTTTCGCTGGACCTGCCGAATGCCAGGCGCGTCGTGAATTAGGAGAGCGGCTTCCCCTTCTCCCCGTTCATGGGGAGAAGGTGGCCCGAAGGGCCGGATGAGGGGCGGCACCAAGCGGGCAGGAGCCGGCTCTGCCCCTCACTGCCCTGCCGGGCATCTCTCCCCGTAAACGGGGAGAGAAAGGCAGCTTCGATGCAGCGCTCATCACGCCGTGGCGGTCCGACGCCAGATAACCAGGCTGACAAGGATCAGCAGCGCCGCTGCCGCGGCGATCACGCCGACAAAAGCCTGGTCGAATGCGGCACCCGCGAGCCGTGTGAGTTCGGTCGCTTCGGTCGGCCCCAGCCTCTCGGCGATCAGCAGTGCCTCGTCCAGACTGTCGGCTGCCTGCGCGGCGATCCCGTTGGGCAACACCAGCGCGTATGTGTAGAGCGCCGACATCAGGCTGCCGAGAAAGGCGATGCCGAGCGCGCCGCCAAGTTCAAAGGACACTTCCTCGATGGAGGCCGCCATGCCGGCCCTCTCCTCGGGGGCCGACAGCATGATGACGCTGGATGCGGCCGTCATTGCCGCGCCGAAGCCAAAGCCCATCGCCGACAGCGCCGTGAGCCACAGCCAGGTTTCACCTCGATACACCATGAGATAGGCGGCGAGTGTTGCGCCGGCCAAAAGCAGCGAGGACCAAAGCACGCGCACCGCGCCAATCCGGGGTAGCGCCAGACCGGTGACAGGACCGGCGATGAAGGCCGCGAGAGGGATAGGCAGGATGACGAGGCCGGCTTGCAGCGGCGAGAGGCCGAGCACGAGCTGAAGGCGCTGGCTGAACACCAGCTCGACGCCGATCAATGCCGCCGACGCCACCATGGCTGTCGCGACACCGGCGGAAAAGCGCGGATTGGCGAAGAGCGAAAAGTCGATCAGCGGCGAGCGGCTGGCGAGTTGGCGGCGAACGAAGACGACCATGGCGAGGAGACCGACGGCGAAAGCCAGGCCGGCGGCAAGCCATGACGGATCGCGCTTGGCGAGTTCCTTGATGGCGTAGGTCAG
The genomic region above belongs to Mesorhizobium terrae and contains:
- the araD1 gene encoding AraD1 family protein; translated protein: MLISQFLDEGDTIRVVARDGGKARVVNGARSVYSLATEAARTGSGLEALIERKGFADVVDLEALYRKGRLLSPINHPDPAHLHLTGTGLTHLGSAAARDAMHKKLNAEGEEQLTDSMKMFRMGLDGGKPGAGQAGVQPEWFYKGNGTMAVAPGTALLSPAFAEDAGEEPEVAGIYIIGDDGMPFRVGFALSNEFSDHVTERVNYLYLAHSKLRNASFGPEILIGDLPVDIRGASRILRDGKPLWEKPFLSGETNMSHTIANLEHHHFKYALFRRPGDVHVHMFGTATLSFADGIRTRDGDVFEIEAPEFGLPLRNPLEIEQPVNVTVKAL
- a CDS encoding glycosyltransferase — encoded protein: MDLTTAAASLSAFLLLVNLVSIALAWSQLERRRTLRPPGEQAPPVSIVVPARGVEPFTAETLERAFRLDWPSYELIFCVAHSDDAVVPAIRAAMARFPHIPTRLLTGDDRISGNPKLNNCVKGWEAAHHDWVILADSNVLMPRDYIQQMMGAWRADSGLVCSTPVGSRPDGFWAEVECAFLNTLQARWQYTGAAAGLGFAQGKSMLWSKPLLDANGGIYALAAEIAEDAAATKLVNGLGLKVHLVASPFEQPLGYRTREAVWSRQARWARLRRVTFPFFFAPEICVGAAIPLLLALIAAASAEVSLFWTTLAVLAAVYLPEYALAVAKGWYASPRLIPAMMVRDVMLPAVWLRGWVGGAIDWRGNTMNISTKSDEPEEVLSGA
- a CDS encoding MmcQ/YjbR family DNA-binding protein, whose protein sequence is MLTEERFCKLALGFPEAVQSGHFDVTDFRVRGKIFATLRPKDGRAVVKLSPDEQRLLMETAAGQFEPIPGSWGQRGWTRVVLDMADEASVRHAMAMGWRSVAPKTLLQAAP
- a CDS encoding ABC transporter substrate-binding protein, giving the protein MLAAGASTAFAAEKIKIGTEGAYPPFNTITSDGKLEGFDIDIANALCAQMKAECEIVTQDWDGMIPALQAKKFDAIIASMSITEERKQKVAFTNKYYTTPLAVVALKDSSLGGTDGAAVAGKTVGAQASTTQANYAQDVYAKAGADVKLYPTQEEAVTDLVNGRLDAVLSDKFVLVDWMKHGSAKDCCKMIGDVKGTETQAGIAVRKEDNELREKLNAAIDAIVADGTYKKIQAKYFDFDIY
- a CDS encoding O-succinylhomoserine sulfhydrylase, whose protein sequence is MTEKKRNWKPATQLVHAGTLRSGFGEMSEAMFLTQGYHYDSAERAEARFKGEEPGFIYSRYANPTVDMFEKRMCALEGAEDARATASGMAAVTAAVLCGLKAGDHIVAARALFGSCRWVVETLAPKYGIEATLVDGTDIKNWEAAVRPNTKLFFLESPTNPTLEVVDIAAVARLANSIGARLVVDNVFATPLQQKPLELGAHIVVYSATKHIDGQGRCLGGIVLSDKKWIDENLHDYFRHTGPSLSPFNAWVLLKGLETLPLRVRQQTEAAGKIADFLAGHPKIGRLIYPGRADHPQADIIKKQMTGGSTLICFDLKGGKKSAFAFENALDVVLISNNLGDAKSLITHPATTTHKNLTDEARAELGIGEGTLRLSLGLEDTDDLLEDIEQALAKA
- a CDS encoding transporter substrate-binding domain-containing protein; its protein translation is MHISKWLVSAAAAAMLVMGGGAAFAAEKLKIATEGAAPPFSTVLADGTLAGFDVDIAKALCAQMKIECEIVAQDWDGMIPALQAKKFDAIIASMTITEERKKQVAFTNKYYATPLALAALKDTTLTGTEPTALAGKTLGAQASTTQATYAQDVYAKSGAEVKLYPTHEDAVADLVNGRLDAIITDKFVLVDWVKNGGGKDCCKLVGDVKGTEAQIGIAIRQGEDALRERFNAAIDAIVADGAYKKVQAKYFDFDIY
- the mmsB gene encoding multiple monosaccharide ABC transporter permease, with product MSTDSAPAPKSTVAEDVQPGQRVAVSALVNNLRDYGLVLALIAIMIFFQFTTSGTLFKPVNLSNLVQQNSFIIVMALGMLLVIVAGHIDLSVGSVAGFIGALAANMMVTWQLGLLSNPLAVSLVCLLIGGAIGAAQGYWIAYHRIPSFIVTLAGMLMFRGMCQALLGGGSSVGPLPDSFKALSSGFIPDIIGPLTLVEPIVNAAGKTVVGSGLSLHMTTMVIGIIAVVAYAYFGLAARRTRERHGYEAEPFALFAIKTLVVSALVLFLVFQFATYRGLPIVLMVMAVLIALFIFVTKKMTIGRRIYAMGGNAKAAQLSGIKTDRLTLMVFINMGVLSALGGLIIAARLGQAVPAAGLGSELDVIAAVFIGGASAMGGVGQVMGSVVGGFIMGVMNNGMSIMGVNVDWQQVVKGLVLLGAVVFDVYNKNKA
- a CDS encoding MFS transporter, with protein sequence MSPSNRWLVLAIVSSALFLIVIDMTVLYTALPTLTHELRATATEKLWIINAYPLVVAGLLPGVGTLGDRLGHKRMFMAGLVVFGLASLGAAFSPTPAWLIAARALLAVGAAMMMPATLSLIRLTFIDEKERAFAIGVWAAVASGGAAFGPVVGGALLEHFWWGSVFLINVPVVIVALLAGATLLPSRPGNSDHPWDLVGSIQVMVGLVGLTYAIKELAKRDPSWLAAGLAFAVGLLAMVVFVRRQLASRSPLIDFSLFANPRFSAGVATAMVASAALIGVELVFSQRLQLVLGLSPLQAGLVILPIPLAAFIAGPVTGLALPRIGAVRVLWSSLLLAGATLAAYLMVYRGETWLWLTALSAMGFGFGAAMTAASSVIMLSAPEERAGMAASIEEVSFELGGALGIAFLGSLMSALYTYALVLPNGIAAQAADSLDEALLIAERLGPTEATELTRLAGAAFDQAFVGVIAAAAALLILVSLVIWRRTATA
- a CDS encoding 2'-deoxycytidine 5'-triphosphate deaminase, which translates into the protein MRKTGILPDQDIAALFQAGALKSPRPLDGDQIQPASLDLRLGEKAYRVRASFLPGPNSTVAAKLERLKLHEIDLADGAVLETGCVYIVPLLESLALPADISASTNPKSSTGRLDIFTRVMTDHGQEFDKVAAGYRGQLYLEVSPRTFPIVVRTGSRLSQIRFRTGKALLSEDELHALHCAETLVAIDPPNISGGGIALSIDLAGDKDGLVGYRGKHHTGLVDVDKRAAQNVVDFWEPLYRSGAGELVLDPDEFYILVSQEAVHVPPLFAAEMTPFDPLVGEFRVHYAGFFDPGFGHSGAGGTGSRAVLEVRSHEVPFILDHGQIVGRLVYEHMLKRPNALYGTDLGSNYQAQGLKLSKHFRAAR
- the apaG gene encoding Co2+/Mg2+ efflux protein ApaG — its product is MYSAVTRDIRVEVEPFYLEDRSDPAEGRYFWGYRVTIDNRSDEFVQLLSRYWHITDGTGHVEEVRGAGVVGEQPELNPGDSYQYTSGCPLSTPSGIMVGHYTMRNARGERFDIAIPAFSLDLPNARRVVN